The stretch of DNA CAATTAAAATTAGCTTAGGAAATGTATCCAATTACATGATAAAGATTTAGTTCATGATATGACACTATTTACAGTGCATGTTCTATTAAGGGCTGTAGGTTTTTAAGGATGAAGAATTTCAAGAATCCTATTGGCATTTATTTACATTCAGGTAGGTAAGGTTCACCTTTGCTAATCAGAAATAATGGGGTCGTGGACAGTCATTTGTCAGTGGGTAGTGGTAACCAAAGCATCAGGTTTTCTGAAGGGAGCTGAAGATTCATGAATCTCATGTGGGACTGTGGtgcaggatacaaagtttcataatttcaatttttctgtcaGAGCCAGAAAGAAAGCTGCAGGATGAGCCAAGAGTTATGGTGGCAATAGATCTCCCCTGTAGCTTTGAGCTCTCTCTGGCTTATCTAACGGTGGCTGTAGCAAAGGTAGTGTAGTCAGCACTCATTTTGAGATCCTGCCCAAGAGTGAGACTCGTAAATCCTAAGAAGGAAGCCACACAATAAAACAGGCCTTGGTTGCTTTCTCTCACTGAGCCAGGAGGAGATGAATAACTAAGAATTGTacaaggtgtttttttttcccccccacatTCTTGCACAGAACAAAACTTCCCTCAACCCTTCAAACAATTTTCATACTAACAGTCATACCAAAGACCTCAGCACAAAGTGCTGAAAACAAAAGCATCAATCAGTTTTCCCTTAAGAGTCCTGGTTACCAAGAATCTACATGCAGGGCCTGGTCATGTATTTGTCTGTTCTGGACATTCTGCTGAAGTAAAATGTTGCTGGTGTCCAAACAGTACTAAATCAGCTCACAcaaaaaagtaattgtgtttaCCATGTGGCAGAGACAGTGCTAGCTGGGTATGCAGAGGTTAGGGAGGCATGGGtcttgtcctcaaggagctcacagtttaCTTGGCGAGAGGTGCTAATAAACCAGTAATTATAATTTGGTGCAACGTGTGTAGTAAGTCTATTAAGAACAAGATGCTAAAGAAGCCAAAGATTATCATTGAACTGAGCTGGGAGGTAGGGTAGGGCAAGAGTTTCAAGAAAGCTCCTCAAAGGGGCTACCAGTTTGAACTGATTCTTAAAGGATAAATAAGAGGGAGGAAGGCCATTCTGAGCCAAGTGACAGGGAAAACAAACTGGCAAGAAGCTGTGAGAACCTTCAAGTTATAGCAGTGCAAGATAATGAAAAGCGTAGTCTGCCGAATCTAACTTGTGCTCTATTCCTAGACTTCACATTCTCCAGCTGTGTGGTCCATCTATAAAATagcagccatatatatatatatatgaaagctGCAGGATGGTGAGGATTAGTGAGAATGCATGAAAAGCACTGAGCTTGGGTACTGGCACAAAGTTGAAATGTGATAGCTATCCTTGTTAAAGACAGCACAGCACAGCCTGAGTTTGGGAGTTATAGGCTGATGGGGAAAGAGGCTGGAAGGTAAATCACGAGCCCGGTCTCCAATCATCTTTGAATGTATAGTAAAGATTCTggacttgaggccaggcatggtggctcatgcctgtaatactagcactttgggaggccgaggtgggtggatcaagaggtcatgagatcaagaccatcctggctaatacggtgaaaccccagctctagtaaaaatataaaaaattagctgggtgtgatggcatgtgcttatagtcccagctactcgggaggctgaggcagaagaatggcttgaacccaggaggaggaggttgcggtgagccaagatagcaccactgcactccagcctgggcaacaagcaagactccgtctcaaaaaaaaaaaaaaaaaaaaaaagaacaacaacaacaacaaaaagattctGGACTTGATTCTGAAGGCTATGAGGAGGGTGAGAATGACTTCCAACAAGGGAAAGACCTAAAAAGATTCTATTTTCCTGTATGAAGATCTGCTTAAAGTGCAATCCCCCAAAGGACACAATATCTAttttacctttttgcttttttcctctggTTAGGAAATTGACTACCTCTCTAATTACTAAGAATACTTCcaacagaaaatgtttttcaagGCCTCATGGCAGCCAGACAGAGTGGGAAAACATGGATTCATGTACACTGAGTTCTTCCTGGATTTACCACAAGTTACCGAACTTTGGGAAGGACACTTAATCTCTGTAAACATGTTTGCTTGTTTGTACGTTAGGGATCATACCAGAAGCCCTATCTTTCTCACAAGTGTGCTGTGAAGGTCAACTGGCTTGTTTTGTATGTGAGTATTAACTACCATTGTTGTTTAAACTTGGATTCAAATTCTACCTCCTGGTCCCAACCAAATAGATTTTTAACTTTATGAAGGTAGgaatctttgtatttttgattGATATTTAAGAGGCACATAGAATAGTGAACCACCAGAGCAGGCAGCCAATCAATAGCTGATatgtaaatgaaagaataaaggtAGCTAACATCTCTTGTGGACCTACCATGTGATCTTACATTCACTTCTCCTTTAATCCTTATAACACGGCTGGGAGTCAGGCATCATCATCCTCTATAAAATTACATCCTTGGAAACTAGAATATGAGAAGCTATGAAACTTGTTCAAGGTTAAATATCTAGAAACCAACAGAGCCGGTATTTAAATATATGTCTTCATACTTCAAATACTGAACTCATTTCTAAAACTAATGAACTCTTCTCAAAGTATTGTGTCTTTTAAAGTGTGACTTAACATCCTGATGGTGACTCCCTTCTCTAACTTGGCTTTTCATGTTGTCCTTCTGCAGAAGTGAAGCCAGATGCCAGTAAACCAAGGTGCAGAATCTGTAATATTCATAATGTAAAGGATAGCACAGGTTTCAGAGCTGAGACTTTGTCAGGTGGCTATGTTTCACTAGTGTTAACTCAGAAGTCTTTTGTGATAGCATAACTGTGAATAAGTTTCCTTCCTCCTAAGTGTAAGAACATAAACATTTGCTTTCTTCCTAATTATTATTTAGAGTGCTACCATTCTTAaggcagagatttttaaaaaggatcgTAGAGTTAAGAGTTTCCTAACTCTACAATTAGCTAATGAGGGGCGCAGTCATCACAATGGCGAGGAACTGGGAAACAGAAATGAAGGCAAGAGAGAAAACAGGCTTCCTCAGAAAGCAATacaccaataattttaaaggaaaatggcaCACAGTCAAATCTTAATGTTCAATCagtcaatagatatttgttgagtgTCCATGATTCAACTggtaaaattcaaaaaacaaagagTTTTGGGTCAAGGTCTCCACCCACAAGGACACTACAGCTCAATTGGATAGAAAAGATTATTGACCATACAAGATAGTTTATATTGTTAAATGAGTAGTACAGATCATCTATATGTCCTGTGATTATGGTAGCTAATCTATGGGTTCTTCTTGGATAATGAAAATTCCTATCACATCAGTCAATCAAATAACTTGCTGGATTTTCTCCTTTTACCAGCTTTATACTCTATCTACCAGTAAAAACAGATTTTCATTCCTATAGGTGATGTTTTTCAACTTCACTGGAGATTGCAGTAAGTAGTCTGCTAGGAAATGTGTGTTGCTTGGTTTTTATCATTGGGTTATTTGTCCCAAGCATCTGAAAATATGAATACAACAGTGCAAAAGAAGAGAAGATATAAGGGACCTGGATGATGTATTTGGAAAGCTATATCTATTAAACAAGAGGCAAACATGTATAGCATGGAATCCCTTATTTAGACCACACTCACCTACTCAGTGGTTCATTTAGACACCGGTTCCATCATAATACCACATTAAAGAGGGCCTTGAGGAATGATAGAGGGTAAGCTAAGGTACACAGTTGCTCCCCATTTGAAAAGACTTTCCACTTATGGTGATTCTAACCATAAATATAATGATTACATTAGGCAGAAATCCTCTGAAATAAAAGCCAGGTAGCTAATATATGACCATTTCCCTTACTGAAGGATCTCTTCCATAGCCTGAGAGTCCACAGTTATACAGATTAATTTGGAAAAGTCTTCCACTGAAATGTCTTAAAGTATATGGCCACTACGGATTTCTCAAAATATACTTTCCCCTTATAGAAAACCTTATTCTACTTTGATGTTGGACCTTTCTATGTTACTACTGAGAAGACCCTCTTCAAAAAACGGAAGTAATCTCAATAATCACAGTGATATTGCAAAAAATCACTGGGATAAGATTCAGAATAACTGGGTTCCAGGCTCAGTTCTGTTATTTGCTTGCTGGACAAATTTCTTAAGGAATAGAAGAGGGGACTGTGCCAGATTGTTTTTAAGGATTCTTGAAACTTTGAATTACGTTATTCTATAAGACGAAGGTTACATATGCCAAAGATATTTAATTAGTTAATTGAAGTAGTGACTACACCTTTGTCATCCCCAGAGACATTTGAGGCTTGTAACAACTTTTCGGATTATATCGTCTTCCCATTCATTAAAGTTGCTTTAgatatattgctttttaaattcgaTGTATTACACGGTTACTGAAAATTTAATCCCAAGCCACAAGTCCATATTCACTATCCATAGCATTCACTAAGTAATCACTAATTGtaattttgtaagttttatttaatatttacttgtATTAAGGGAATGCTTGAACAAAGCTTAAATACTAGCTGTTAATCCCCTGAGGGAAATATTGTCCAGGGGCAACAAACTGCCTTTCTGGTAAGTAGTTCAATAatgataatttgaaaaaaataacacactTATACTACTATTTCTTGATTTTGTCTTATGTATTAAGTTATTTTATGAATGATGATATTCAACTTTCTTAATCACTCCAATGACAGACAGGCCTACAAAAACACGAACATACCTTGCTTTACTGTTGTCTAAACTTAGTTATAGCACATAATTTGGCTGTTAGCTGAGCTGCAGAGtacactgcttttatttttttttatagtactttttttttctgagttaatAATTTCCTCTTTAATAACAGGTTTCTAAGTATATACCACAAATTCACCCTAAACATTCTATCATagctaatactttttttttttctttttaaaaaaagacatttattcagtGTTACGATCAGACTATTACATTTAGCAATCAACAGcatgggtgcaaaaaaaaaaaaaaaaaatctacattaaaaccctttgttggaatgctttacactttccacagaacagaaactaaaataacctgttatacaATTAGTCACAAATACAGTCCTCGAGTTTTTTGCCCATACACATgagtatttgtctaaaacatgtcttctttgtagcAGCTAGGCCCTGACTgacaccactgtgcttggctgagttcacaaatctgttgtaacctgtagcttccctgtcacttatctggctctcctctcctgctaagctttgtttcctaattaaaatcttctgccactgccatagccactgctgctgctggaacCGCCATAGCCACCTTGGTTTCGTGGTTTTGTAAAGTATTGGCCTCCACCGCCATAGGGGCCAGAGCTTCTGCCTCCAAAATTTCCTCCCTTCATGGAtccaaaatttgaagactgattgttgtaattgccaaaatcattgtagcttccaccacctccaaaattgcttccatcattaccaaatccattatagccatccccactgccaccatatcCACCACGGCTGCCACCAAAGCCACCACGACCACTGAAGTTTCCTCCACGACCGAAGTTGTCATTCCCACCGAAACCACCTCCACGACCACCACCAAAGTTTCCAGAACCACTTCGACCTCTTTGGATGGATGAAGCACTAGCCATCTCTTGCTTTGAGAGGGCTTTCCTAACTTCACAGTTGTGGCCATTCACAGTATGGTATCTCTGAATGACAATCTTATCCACGGAGTCATGGTCATCAAAGGTTACAAAGGCAAAGCCCCTTTTCTTGCCACTGTCTCGGTCAGTCATGATTTCAATCACTTCAATTTTCCCACactgttcaaaataatctcttaggtgatgttcttcagtgtcttctttaatgccaccaacaaatatctttttcacagtTAAGTGGGCACCTGGTCTTTGAGAATCTTCTCTTGAGACAGCTCTCTTTGGTTCCACAACTCTTCCGTCCACCTTGTGTGGGCTTGCATTCATAGCTGCATCCACCTCCTCCACAGtggcatatgtgacaaacccaaagcccctGGAACGCTTGGTGT from Piliocolobus tephrosceles isolate RC106 chromosome 2, ASM277652v3, whole genome shotgun sequence encodes:
- the LOC111546980 gene encoding heterogeneous nuclear ribonucleoprotein A1-like; translated protein: MSKSESPKEPEQLRKLFTGGLSFETTDESLRSHFEQWGMLTDCVVMRDPNTKRSRGFGFVTYATVEEVDAAMNASPHKVDGRVVEPKRAVSREDSQRPGAHLTVKKIFVGGIKEDTEEHHLRDYFEQCGKIEVIEIMTDRDSGKKRGFAFVTFDDHDSVDKIVIQRYHTVNGHNCEVRKALSKQEMASASSIQRGRSGSGNFGGGRGGGFGGNDNFGRGGNFSGRGGFGGSRGGYGGSGDGYNGFGNDGSNFGGGGSYNDFGNYNNQSSNFGSMKGGNFGGRSSGPYGGGGQYFTKPRNQGGYGGSSSSSGYGSGRRF